From Pan troglodytes isolate AG18354 chromosome 9, NHGRI_mPanTro3-v2.0_pri, whole genome shotgun sequence, the proteins below share one genomic window:
- the DDB2 gene encoding DNA damage-binding protein 2 isoform X1, with product MAPKKRPETQKTSEIVLRPRNKRSRSPLELEPEAKKLCAKGSGPSRRCDSDCLWVGLAGPQILPPCRSIVRTLHQHKLGRASWPSVQQGLQQSFLHTLDSYRILQKAAPFDRRATSLAWHPTHPSTVAVGSKGGDIMLWNFGIKDKPTFIKGIGAGGSITGLKFNPLNTNQFYASSMEGTTRLQDFKGNILRVFASSDTINIWFCSLDVSASSRMVVTGDNVGNVILLNMDGKELWNLRMHKKKVTHVALNPCCDWFLATASVDQTVKIWDLRQVRGKASFLYSLPHRHPVNAACFSPDGARLLTTDQKSEIRVYSASQWDCPLGLIPHPHRHFQHLTPIKAAWHPRYNLIVVGRYPDPNFKSCTPYELRTIDVFDGNSGKMMCQLYDPESSGISSLNEFNPMGDTLASAMGYHILIWSQEEARTRK from the exons ATGGCTCCCAAGAAACGCCCAGAAACCCAGAAGACCTCCGAGATTGTATTACGCCCCAGGAACAAGAGGAGCAGGAGTCCCCTGGAGCTGGAGCCCGAGGCCAAGAAGCTCTGTGCGAAGGGCTCCG GTCCTAGCAGAAGATGTGACTCAGACTGCCTCTGGGTGGGGCTGGCTGGCCCACAGATCCTGCCACCATGCCGCAGCATCGTCAGGACCCTCCACCAGCATAAGCTGGGCAGAGCTTCCTGGCCATCTGTCCAGCAG GGGCTCCAGCAGTCCTTTTTGCACACTCTGGATTCTTACCGGATATTACAAAAGGCTGCCCCCTTTGACAGGAGGGCTACATCCTTGGCGTGGCACCCAACTCACCCCAGCACCGTGGCTGTGGGTTCCAAAGGGGGAGATATCATGCTCTGGAATTTTGGCATCAAGGACAAACCCACCTTCATCAAAGGG ATTGGAGCTGGAGGGAGCATCACTGGGCTGAAGTTTAACCCTCTCAATACCAACCAGTTTTACGCCTCCTCAATGGAGGGAACAACTAGGCTGCAAGACTTTAAAGGCAACATTCTACGAGTTTTTGCCAGCTCAGACACCATCAA CATCTGGTTTTGTAGCCTGGATGTGTCTGCTAGTAGCCGAATGGTGGTCACAGGAGACAACGTGGGGAACGTGATCCTGCTGAACATGGACGGCAAAGAG CTTTGGAATCTCAGAATGCACAAAAAGAAAGTGACGCATGTGGCCCTGAACCCATGCTGTGATTGGTTCCTGGCCACAGCCTCCGTAGATCAAACAGTGAAAATTTGGGACCTGCGCCAGGTTAGAGGGAAAGCCAGCTTCCTCTACTCGCTGCCGCACAGGCATCCTGTCAACGCAG CTTGTTTCAGTCCCGATGGAGCCCGGCTCCTGACCACGGACCAGAAGAGCGAGATCCGAGTTTACTCTGCTTCCCAGTGGGACTGCCCCCTGGGCCTGATCCCGCACCCTCACCGTCACTTCCAGCACCTCACACCCATCAAG GCAGCCTGGCATCCTCGCTACAACCTCATTGTTGTGGGCCGATACCCAGATCCTAATTTCAAAAGTTGTACCCCTTATGAATTGAGGACGATCGATGTGTTCGATGGAAACTCAGGGAAGATGATGTGTCAGCTCTATGACCCAGAATCTTCTGGCATCAGTTCG CTTAATGAATTCAATCCCATGGGGGACACGCTGGCCTCTGCAATGG GTTACCACATTCTCATCTGGAGCCAGGAGGAAGCCAGGACACGGAAGTGA
- the DDB2 gene encoding DNA damage-binding protein 2 isoform X2, with amino-acid sequence MAPKKRPETQKTSEIVLRPRNKRSRSPLELEPEAKKLCAKGSGPSRRCDSDCLWVGLAGPQILPPCRSIVRTLHQHKLGRASWPSVQQGLQQSFLHTLDSYRILQKAAPFDRRATSLAWHPTHPSTVAVGSKGGDIMLWNFGIKDKPTFIKGAAWHPRYNLIVVGRYPDPNFKSCTPYELRTIDVFDGNSGKMMCQLYDPESSGISSLNEFNPMGDTLASAMGYHILIWSQEEARTRK; translated from the exons ATGGCTCCCAAGAAACGCCCAGAAACCCAGAAGACCTCCGAGATTGTATTACGCCCCAGGAACAAGAGGAGCAGGAGTCCCCTGGAGCTGGAGCCCGAGGCCAAGAAGCTCTGTGCGAAGGGCTCCG GTCCTAGCAGAAGATGTGACTCAGACTGCCTCTGGGTGGGGCTGGCTGGCCCACAGATCCTGCCACCATGCCGCAGCATCGTCAGGACCCTCCACCAGCATAAGCTGGGCAGAGCTTCCTGGCCATCTGTCCAGCAG GGGCTCCAGCAGTCCTTTTTGCACACTCTGGATTCTTACCGGATATTACAAAAGGCTGCCCCCTTTGACAGGAGGGCTACATCCTTGGCGTGGCACCCAACTCACCCCAGCACCGTGGCTGTGGGTTCCAAAGGGGGAGATATCATGCTCTGGAATTTTGGCATCAAGGACAAACCCACCTTCATCAAAGGG GCAGCCTGGCATCCTCGCTACAACCTCATTGTTGTGGGCCGATACCCAGATCCTAATTTCAAAAGTTGTACCCCTTATGAATTGAGGACGATCGATGTGTTCGATGGAAACTCAGGGAAGATGATGTGTCAGCTCTATGACCCAGAATCTTCTGGCATCAGTTCG CTTAATGAATTCAATCCCATGGGGGACACGCTGGCCTCTGCAATGG GTTACCACATTCTCATCTGGAGCCAGGAGGAAGCCAGGACACGGAAGTGA
- the ACP2 gene encoding lysosomal acid phosphatase precursor yields the protein MAGKRSGWSRAALLQLLLGVNLVVMPPTQARSLRFVTLLYRHGDRSPVKTYPKDPYQEEEWPQGFGQLTKEGMLQHWELGQALRQRYHGFLNTSYHRQEVYVRSTDFDRTLMSAEANLAGLFPPNGMQRFNPNISWQPIPVHTVPITEDRLLKFPLGPCPRYEQLQNETRQTPEYQNESSRNAQFLDMVANETGLTDLTLETVWNVYDTLFCEQTHGLRLPPWASPQTMQRLSRLKDFSFRFLFGIYQQAEKARLQGGVLLAQIRKNLTLMATTSQLPKLLVYSAHDTTLVALQMALDVYNGEQAPYASCHIFELYQEDSGNFSVEMYFRNESDKAPWPLSLPGCPHCCPLQDFLRLTEPVVPKDWQQECQLASGPADTEVIVALAVCGSILFLLIVLLLTVLFRMQAQPPGYRHVADGEDHA from the exons ATGGCGGGCAAGCGGTCCGGCTGGAGCCGGGCGGCTCTCCTCCAGCTCCTTCTCGGCGTGAACCTGGTGGTGATGCCGCCCACCCAGGCCCGGAGTCTGCGCTTCGTTACCTTG CTGTACCGCCATGGAGACCGTTCACCAGTGAAGACATATCCCAAGGACCCCTATCAGGAAGAAGAATGGCCCCAGGGGTTTGGTCAGTTAACCAAG GAGGGGATGCTACAGCACTGGGAACTGGGCCAGGCCCTGCGGCAGCGCTATCACGGCTTCCTAAACACCTCTTATCACCGGCAAGAG GTTTATGTGCGAAGCACAGACTTTGACCGGACTCTCATGAGTGCTGAGGCCAACCTGGCTGGACTCTTCCCTCCCAACGGGATGCAGCGCTTCAACCCGAACATCTCGTGGCAGCCTATCCCTGTGCACACTGTGCCCATCACTGAGGACAGG CTGCTGAAGTTCCCGTTGGGCCCATGTCCCCGTTATGAGCAGCTGCAGAACGAGACCCGGCAGACACCAGAGTATCAGAATGAGAGTTCTCGGAATGCA CAATTTCTGGACATGGTGGCCAACGAGACAGGGCTTACAGACCTGACACTGGAGACCGTCTGGAATGTCTATGACACACTCTTCTGTGAG CAAACGCACGGGCTGCGCCTGCCGCCCTGGGCCTCACCCCAAACCATGCAGCGTCTCAGCCGGCTAAAGGACTTCAGCTTCCGCTTCCTCTTCGGAATCTACCAGCAGGCGGAGAAGGCCCGGCTTCAGGGGG GAGTCCTGCTGGCTCAGATAAGGAAGAACCTGACCCTAATGGCGACCACCTCCCAGCTCCCCAAGCTGCTGGTTTACTCTGCG CACGACACTACCCTGGTTGCCCTGCAAATGGCACTGGATGTCTACAATGGTGAACAAGCCCCCTACGCCTCCTGCCACATATTTGAACTGTACCAGGAAGATTCTGG GAATTTCTCAGTGGAGATGTACTTTCGGAACGAGAGTGACAAGGCCCCCTGGCCGCTCAGCCTGCCTGGCTGCCCTCACTGCTGCCCACTGCAGGACTTCCTTCGCCTCACAGAGCCCGTCGTGCCCAAGGATTGGCAGCAGGAGTGCCAGCTAGCAAGCGGTCCTGCAGACACAG AGGTGATCGTGGCCTTGGCTGTATGTGGctccatcctcttcctcctcatagTGCTGCTCCTCACCGTCCTCTTCCGGATGCAGGCCCAGCCTCCTGGCTACCGCCACGTCGCAGATGGGGAGGACCACGCCTGA